The Arctopsyche grandis isolate Sample6627 chromosome 7, ASM5162203v2, whole genome shotgun sequence genome includes a window with the following:
- the LOC143914766 gene encoding uncharacterized protein LOC143914766 isoform X3, translated as MQISNGPVTTHITPLSNHVPHNHLPQPRPATAKTQNTPPVTKISPLQTSKPIISSNNVSNSNTASPVEASPAAGHPALAGYHPGLSAGYPHPHPHHLPPPHDYRPHHPHPGLHKQPPVHPSHHPHHHPLPHHLTPTTNHNQQNHNPHPLSSQNHNPHPPSIPNHNPHQSPLTNHTTHPQALPPHSQHPSILTNHPPHPSLSNHGQHSNHGQHPHSLQNHGQHSNVQPHGQHPSSIPNHNQHPPSLSQHPTNLTNHNPHSQSLPNHSQHQTNHSQHPSSHNQYSVHPPTSNQAPGVASLSVPAESGRVGSPAVGAAPPHAPPHAPAPPAAYPPGYPSLYAPYAPVMHHSPYVPAAASPSAASPRNTDTNQRSSLSSPLVAPKIVRAQTPSTGPPAPTASPRGHSPTRERDSYGSNVSSMSRASVSTPVSGTGPSPVLPSTIPLSTSTPLPPSLATNLTSSLAPSIGSNLTPNMAPSLAPNLAPSLAPLAPNLAPSIPPSIAPSISSRPPSIPPSIPPSIPPSIPPSIPPSIPPSISTSLSQSIPPSHVPTSTSMVSAPAPVPKAPPHQWSVSPSSIGAPPVSSAVGPRSGSSGPFVAPTSAPSLFAAPHPPPAAPPAAAPLSNPHPFSAESLFQSSPSADLLRRELDSRFLASSGGVPVSAASAVAPPPAGFALRTEMHHHQHQHTHVHQHQLQPQHPSQPPHPHPHQHQHPHHQQMFAPPPPPLFKDITKMDSIYRQGLSLAYPGYSPGLLHPGLGGPTPFVPPSALPTFTPKQAMLQPEPTNKMPRPVQVKTGKWNAMHVRIAWEIYNHQQKAGGGEGGKGPLLGAAGSVLGKDLLRPPSHSFPPQLAPPPPPHAFPPRTPYDTLAPPSPYLNAPHLGAGMSPFARYTGGYPGPSPFGLSPYPPQRELGIPGPIPPVHDHWRSLQRTVGAFPGPPGPSPWTLKPDPVALERREQEEREREREREREREREREREMRERERQRREKEDRERRDREEKARKQQQQLEQDRRDKERREMERLRQRERSPLRNGATDAIGKEEARKEELYRLAPLPRLLPPPLAYPPPWDPYRPYDPLLRYSPLVEAAFRAEEERAKMLSAYAAQLKPRPPPPHLLPHSLPPKEEPR; from the exons ATGCAG ATATCGAATGGTCCAGTAACGACACACATAACACCGCTTTCAAACCACGTGCCTCACAACCACTTGCCGCAGCCTAGGCCGGCAACAGCAAAGACTCAAAATACTCCCCCTGTGACTAAAATATCACCCTTACAGACTAGTAAACCAATAATAAGTAGTAATAACGTTAGTAATAGTAATACGGCGAGCCCCGTCGAGGCGAGTCCGGCCGCGGGCCATCCTGCGCTCGCTGGCTATCATCCAGGACTATCGGCTGGATATCCTCATCCTCATCCCCATCATCTTCCACCCCCGCACGACTACCGCCCCCATCACCCGCACCCCGGCCTGCACAAACAGCCTCCGGTGCATCCTTCCCATCATCCACACCACCACCCCCTACCCCATCACCTAACCCCGACGACGAACCACAATCAACAGAACCACAATCCACACCCGCTGTCGTCGCAGAACCACAACCCCCATCCACCCAGTATACCCAACCACAACCCACACCAATCCCCCCTCACGAATCACACGACGCATCCTCAAGCGTTACCTCCACATTCCCAACACCCGTCAATTCTGACGAACCATCCCCCTCATCCCAGCCTATCCAACCACGGCCAGCACTCGAACCATGGACAGCATCCACACTCGCTGCAAAATCATGGCCAGCATTCAAATGTTCAACCCCACGGCCAGCACCCATCCAGTATACCGAATCACAACCAGCATCCGCCGAGTTTAAGCCAGCATCCGACGAATCTAACGAACCACAATCCGCACTCCCAAAGTTTACCAAATCACAGTCAACATCAGACGAATCACAGCCAGCATCCGTCGAGTCACAACCAGTACTCGGTGCATCCGCCGACGTCGAACCAGGCGCCGGGTGTCGCCAGCTTGTCAGTGCCAGCGGAAAGTGGACGTGTTGGGAGCCCTGCAGTGGGCGCTGCGCCCCCTCATGCGCCCCCACATGCTCCTGCGCCACCGGCTGCCTATCCACCTGGATATCCGTCGCTGTACGCTCCGTACGCGCCTGTCATGCACCATTCGCCTTATGTTCCTGCTGCCGCATCGCCCAGTGCAGCTTCACCTAGGAATACAGATACAAAT CAGAGATCTAGTTTATCCTCACCGCTAGTGGCTCCAAAAATTGTAAGAGCGCAAACTCCCAGTACAGGACCTCCCGCTCCTACGGCTTCTCCGAGAGGACACAGTCCTACACGAGAAAGGGACAGTTAtgg gaGCAACGTCAGCAGCATGTCCAGAGCAAGCGTCAGCACGCCCGTATCTGGAACTGGACCGTCTCCAGTACTTCCTTCAACTATTCCCTTGTCAACGTCGACGCCGCTTCCGCCAAGTTTAGCGACAAACCTAACATCGAGCTTGGCACCTAGTATAGGATCTAATTTAACACCAAATATGGCGCCTAGTTTAGCTCCAAATTTAGCACCTAGTCTAGCACCTTTGGCACCGAATTTGGCGCCTAGTATACCTCCGAGTATAGCACCAAGTATATCAAGTAGACCTCCAAGCATACCTCCCAGTATACCTCCAAGTATTCCCCCTAGCATACCGCCAAGTATACCGCCCAGTATACCACCGAGTATTTCAACCAGTTTATCTCAGAGTATACCACCGAGTCATGTTCCCACTTCGACGTCTATGGTCTCTGCACCGGCGCCAGTACCAAAAGCTCCACCACATCAATGGAGTGTGAg CCCTTCAAGCATAGGAGCTCCACCTGTATCATCAGCTGTTGGTCCGAGAAGTGGATCTTCAGGTCCATTCGTTGCACCTACAAGTGCCCCGTCACTGTTTGCTGCACCTCATCCTCCTCCAGCTGCTCCGCCTGCAGCAGCTCCGCTATCGAATCCTCATCCATTCTCAGCAGAGTCACTTTTTCAATcaa GTCCTTCTGCTGATTTACTCCGACGTGAGCTAGATAGTAGATTTTTAGCATCATCAGGTGGTGTTCCGGTATCAGCGGCAAGTGCCGTAGCACCACCACCTGCTGGTTTTGCATTGCGAACCGAAATGCATCACCATCAGCATCAACACACTCACGTACATCAACATCAACTACAGCCACAGCATCCGTCGCAGCCACCTCATCCGCATCCGCATCAGCATCAACATCCGCACCATCAACAGATGTTTGCTCCGCCACCTCCGCCTCTC TTTAAAGACATCACCAAGATGGATTCAATCTATCGGCAAGGTCTCAGCTTGGCGTATCCTGGCTACAGTCCTGGACTTTTACATCCGGGACTCGGTGGACCGACACCGTTTGTACCCCCCAGTGCCCTTCCGACATTCACTCCCAAG CAGGCGATGCTTCAACCGGAACCTACTAACAAGATGCCCCGGCCTGTTCAAGTG AAAACTGGAAAGTGGAATGCTATGCATGTGAGGATAGCATGGGAAATTTACAATCATCAGCAGAAAGCAGGTGGTGGAGAAGGTGGCAAAGGACCGTTGCTCGGTGCTGCAGGAAGTGTTTTAGGCAAAGATTTGCTTCGGCCACCGTCGCATTCCTTTCCTCCACAGCTGGCTCCGCCACCTCCACCACATGCTTTCCCTCCTCGAACTCCATACGATACTTTGGCACCGCCATCTCCTTATCTCAACGCTCCTCATTTGG GTGCTGGTATGTCACCATTTGCTCGATACACCGGCGGCTATCCTGGACCATCGCCGTTTGGTCTTTCACCGTATCCTCCTCAACGAGAACTCGGCATTCCTGGACCAATTCCCCCTGTACATGATCATTGGAGAAG CCTCCAAAGAACAGTTGGTGCATTTCCTGGTCCGCCAGGACCTAGTCCGTGGACCTTAAAACCTGATCCAGTGGCCTTGGAAAGAAGAGAACAGGAAGAAAGAGAACGAGAGCGGGAAAGGGAAAGAGAGCGTGAGCGTGAAAGAGAGCGGGAAATGAGAGAACGAGAACGTCAGAGAAGAGAAAAAGAAGACCGAGAAAGGAGAGACAGAGAAGAGAAGGCTCGAAAGCAGCAACAGCAACTAGAACAAGATAGAAGAGACAAAGAAAGGAGAGAGATGGAACGGTTAAGACAGCGGGAACGATCTCCGCTGCGCAACGGTGCTACAGACGCAATCGGTAAAGAAGAAGCAAGAAAAGAAGAGCTGTACCGCTTGGCGCCTCTTCCACGCCTATTACCTCCGCCATTAGCATATCCACCTCCGTGGGATCCGTATCGGCCATACGATCCGCTACTTCGATACAGTCCGTTAGTGGAGGCAGCTTTTCGCGCAGAAGAGGAACGAGCGAAGATGTTAAGTGCATACGCTGCTCAATTAAAACCGCGACCACCACCACCACATTTGTTGCCTCATTCCTTACCCCCCAAGGAGGAGCCTCGATGA
- the LOC143914766 gene encoding uncharacterized protein LOC143914766 isoform X5, with amino-acid sequence MQISNGPVTTHITPLSNHVPHNHLPQPRPATAKTQNTPPVTKISPLQTSKPIISSNNVSNSNTASPVEASPAAGHPALAGYHPGLSAGYPHPHPHHLPPPHDYRPHHPHPGLHKQPPVHPSHHPHHHPLPHHLTPTTNHNQQNHNPHPLSSQNHNPHPPSIPNHNPHQSPLTNHTTHPQALPPHSQHPSILTNHPPHPSLSNHGQHSNHGQHPHSLQNHGQHSNVQPHGQHPSSIPNHNQHPPSLSQHPTNLTNHNPHSQSLPNHSQHQTNHSQHPSSHNQYSVHPPTSNQAPGVASLSVPAESGRVGSPAVGAAPPHAPPHAPAPPAAYPPGYPSLYAPYAPVMHHSPYVPAAASPSAASPRNTDTNQRSSLSSPLVAPKIVRAQTPSTGPPAPTASPRGHSPTRERDSYGSNVSSMSRASVSTPVSGTGPSPVLPSTIPLSTSTPLPPSLATNLTSSLAPSIGSNLTPNMAPSLAPNLAPSLAPLAPNLAPSIPPSIAPSISSRPPSIPPSIPPSIPPSIPPSIPPSIPPSISTSLSQSIPPSHVPTSTSMVSAPAPVPKAPPHQWSVSPSSIGAPPVSSAVGPRSGSSGPFVAPTSAPSLFAAPHPPPAAPPAAAPLSNPHPFSAESLFQSSPSADLLRRELDSRFLASSGGVPVSAASAVAPPPAGFALRTEMHHHQHQHTHVHQHQLQPQHPSQPPHPHPHQHQHPHHQQMFAPPPPPLECSFFYPQFKDITKMDSIYRQGLSLAYPGYSPGLLHPGLGGPTPFVPPSALPTFTPKKTGKWNAMHVRIAWEIYNHQQKAGGGEGGKGPLLGAAGSVLGKDLLRPPSHSFPPQLAPPPPPHAFPPRTPYDTLAPPSPYLNAPHLGAGMSPFARYTGGYPGPSPFGLSPYPPQRELGIPGPIPPVHDHWRSLQRTVGAFPGPPGPSPWTLKPDPVALERREQEEREREREREREREREREREMRERERQRREKEDRERRDREEKARKQQQQLEQDRRDKERREMERLRQRERSPLRNGATDAIGKEEARKEELYRLAPLPRLLPPPLAYPPPWDPYRPYDPLLRYSPLVEAAFRAEEERAKMLSAYAAQLKPRPPPPHLLPHSLPPKEEPR; translated from the exons ATGCAG ATATCGAATGGTCCAGTAACGACACACATAACACCGCTTTCAAACCACGTGCCTCACAACCACTTGCCGCAGCCTAGGCCGGCAACAGCAAAGACTCAAAATACTCCCCCTGTGACTAAAATATCACCCTTACAGACTAGTAAACCAATAATAAGTAGTAATAACGTTAGTAATAGTAATACGGCGAGCCCCGTCGAGGCGAGTCCGGCCGCGGGCCATCCTGCGCTCGCTGGCTATCATCCAGGACTATCGGCTGGATATCCTCATCCTCATCCCCATCATCTTCCACCCCCGCACGACTACCGCCCCCATCACCCGCACCCCGGCCTGCACAAACAGCCTCCGGTGCATCCTTCCCATCATCCACACCACCACCCCCTACCCCATCACCTAACCCCGACGACGAACCACAATCAACAGAACCACAATCCACACCCGCTGTCGTCGCAGAACCACAACCCCCATCCACCCAGTATACCCAACCACAACCCACACCAATCCCCCCTCACGAATCACACGACGCATCCTCAAGCGTTACCTCCACATTCCCAACACCCGTCAATTCTGACGAACCATCCCCCTCATCCCAGCCTATCCAACCACGGCCAGCACTCGAACCATGGACAGCATCCACACTCGCTGCAAAATCATGGCCAGCATTCAAATGTTCAACCCCACGGCCAGCACCCATCCAGTATACCGAATCACAACCAGCATCCGCCGAGTTTAAGCCAGCATCCGACGAATCTAACGAACCACAATCCGCACTCCCAAAGTTTACCAAATCACAGTCAACATCAGACGAATCACAGCCAGCATCCGTCGAGTCACAACCAGTACTCGGTGCATCCGCCGACGTCGAACCAGGCGCCGGGTGTCGCCAGCTTGTCAGTGCCAGCGGAAAGTGGACGTGTTGGGAGCCCTGCAGTGGGCGCTGCGCCCCCTCATGCGCCCCCACATGCTCCTGCGCCACCGGCTGCCTATCCACCTGGATATCCGTCGCTGTACGCTCCGTACGCGCCTGTCATGCACCATTCGCCTTATGTTCCTGCTGCCGCATCGCCCAGTGCAGCTTCACCTAGGAATACAGATACAAAT CAGAGATCTAGTTTATCCTCACCGCTAGTGGCTCCAAAAATTGTAAGAGCGCAAACTCCCAGTACAGGACCTCCCGCTCCTACGGCTTCTCCGAGAGGACACAGTCCTACACGAGAAAGGGACAGTTAtgg gaGCAACGTCAGCAGCATGTCCAGAGCAAGCGTCAGCACGCCCGTATCTGGAACTGGACCGTCTCCAGTACTTCCTTCAACTATTCCCTTGTCAACGTCGACGCCGCTTCCGCCAAGTTTAGCGACAAACCTAACATCGAGCTTGGCACCTAGTATAGGATCTAATTTAACACCAAATATGGCGCCTAGTTTAGCTCCAAATTTAGCACCTAGTCTAGCACCTTTGGCACCGAATTTGGCGCCTAGTATACCTCCGAGTATAGCACCAAGTATATCAAGTAGACCTCCAAGCATACCTCCCAGTATACCTCCAAGTATTCCCCCTAGCATACCGCCAAGTATACCGCCCAGTATACCACCGAGTATTTCAACCAGTTTATCTCAGAGTATACCACCGAGTCATGTTCCCACTTCGACGTCTATGGTCTCTGCACCGGCGCCAGTACCAAAAGCTCCACCACATCAATGGAGTGTGAg CCCTTCAAGCATAGGAGCTCCACCTGTATCATCAGCTGTTGGTCCGAGAAGTGGATCTTCAGGTCCATTCGTTGCACCTACAAGTGCCCCGTCACTGTTTGCTGCACCTCATCCTCCTCCAGCTGCTCCGCCTGCAGCAGCTCCGCTATCGAATCCTCATCCATTCTCAGCAGAGTCACTTTTTCAATcaa GTCCTTCTGCTGATTTACTCCGACGTGAGCTAGATAGTAGATTTTTAGCATCATCAGGTGGTGTTCCGGTATCAGCGGCAAGTGCCGTAGCACCACCACCTGCTGGTTTTGCATTGCGAACCGAAATGCATCACCATCAGCATCAACACACTCACGTACATCAACATCAACTACAGCCACAGCATCCGTCGCAGCCACCTCATCCGCATCCGCATCAGCATCAACATCCGCACCATCAACAGATGTTTGCTCCGCCACCTCCGCCTCTC GagtgttcttttttttatcCTCAGTTTAAAGACATCACCAAGATGGATTCAATCTATCGGCAAGGTCTCAGCTTGGCGTATCCTGGCTACAGTCCTGGACTTTTACATCCGGGACTCGGTGGACCGACACCGTTTGTACCCCCCAGTGCCCTTCCGACATTCACTCCCAAG AAAACTGGAAAGTGGAATGCTATGCATGTGAGGATAGCATGGGAAATTTACAATCATCAGCAGAAAGCAGGTGGTGGAGAAGGTGGCAAAGGACCGTTGCTCGGTGCTGCAGGAAGTGTTTTAGGCAAAGATTTGCTTCGGCCACCGTCGCATTCCTTTCCTCCACAGCTGGCTCCGCCACCTCCACCACATGCTTTCCCTCCTCGAACTCCATACGATACTTTGGCACCGCCATCTCCTTATCTCAACGCTCCTCATTTGG GTGCTGGTATGTCACCATTTGCTCGATACACCGGCGGCTATCCTGGACCATCGCCGTTTGGTCTTTCACCGTATCCTCCTCAACGAGAACTCGGCATTCCTGGACCAATTCCCCCTGTACATGATCATTGGAGAAG CCTCCAAAGAACAGTTGGTGCATTTCCTGGTCCGCCAGGACCTAGTCCGTGGACCTTAAAACCTGATCCAGTGGCCTTGGAAAGAAGAGAACAGGAAGAAAGAGAACGAGAGCGGGAAAGGGAAAGAGAGCGTGAGCGTGAAAGAGAGCGGGAAATGAGAGAACGAGAACGTCAGAGAAGAGAAAAAGAAGACCGAGAAAGGAGAGACAGAGAAGAGAAGGCTCGAAAGCAGCAACAGCAACTAGAACAAGATAGAAGAGACAAAGAAAGGAGAGAGATGGAACGGTTAAGACAGCGGGAACGATCTCCGCTGCGCAACGGTGCTACAGACGCAATCGGTAAAGAAGAAGCAAGAAAAGAAGAGCTGTACCGCTTGGCGCCTCTTCCACGCCTATTACCTCCGCCATTAGCATATCCACCTCCGTGGGATCCGTATCGGCCATACGATCCGCTACTTCGATACAGTCCGTTAGTGGAGGCAGCTTTTCGCGCAGAAGAGGAACGAGCGAAGATGTTAAGTGCATACGCTGCTCAATTAAAACCGCGACCACCACCACCACATTTGTTGCCTCATTCCTTACCCCCCAAGGAGGAGCCTCGATGA
- the LOC143914766 gene encoding uncharacterized protein LOC143914766 isoform X2: protein MQISNGPVTTHITPLSNHVPHNHLPQPRPATAKTQNTPPVTKISPLQTSKPIISSNNVSNSNTASPVEASPAAGHPALAGYHPGLSAGYPHPHPHHLPPPHDYRPHHPHPGLHKQPPVHPSHHPHHHPLPHHLTPTTNHNQQNHNPHPLSSQNHNPHPPSIPNHNPHQSPLTNHTTHPQALPPHSQHPSILTNHPPHPSLSNHGQHSNHGQHPHSLQNHGQHSNVQPHGQHPSSIPNHNQHPPSLSQHPTNLTNHNPHSQSLPNHSQHQTNHSQHPSSHNQYSVHPPTSNQAPGVASLSVPAESGRVGSPAVGAAPPHAPPHAPAPPAAYPPGYPSLYAPYAPVMHHSPYVPAAASPSAASPRNTDTNQRSSLSSPLVAPKIVRAQTPSTGPPAPTASPRGHSPTRERDSYGSNVSSMSRASVSTPVSGTGPSPVLPSTIPLSTSTPLPPSLATNLTSSLAPSIGSNLTPNMAPSLAPNLAPSLAPLAPNLAPSIPPSIAPSISSRPPSIPPSIPPSIPPSIPPSIPPSIPPSISTSLSQSIPPSHVPTSTSMVSAPAPVPKAPPHQWSVSPSSIGAPPVSSAVGPRSGSSGPFVAPTSAPSLFAAPHPPPAAPPAAAPLSNPHPFSAESLFQSSPSADLLRRELDSRFLASSGGVPVSAASAVAPPPAGFALRTEMHHHQHQHTHVHQHQLQPQHPSQPPHPHPHQHQHPHHQQMFAPPPPPLECSFFYPQFKDITKMDSIYRQGLSLAYPGYSPGLLHPGLGGPTPFVPPSALPTFTPKAMLQPEPTNKMPRPVQVKTGKWNAMHVRIAWEIYNHQQKAGGGEGGKGPLLGAAGSVLGKDLLRPPSHSFPPQLAPPPPPHAFPPRTPYDTLAPPSPYLNAPHLGAGMSPFARYTGGYPGPSPFGLSPYPPQRELGIPGPIPPVHDHWRSLQRTVGAFPGPPGPSPWTLKPDPVALERREQEEREREREREREREREREREMRERERQRREKEDRERRDREEKARKQQQQLEQDRRDKERREMERLRQRERSPLRNGATDAIGKEEARKEELYRLAPLPRLLPPPLAYPPPWDPYRPYDPLLRYSPLVEAAFRAEEERAKMLSAYAAQLKPRPPPPHLLPHSLPPKEEPR from the exons ATGCAG ATATCGAATGGTCCAGTAACGACACACATAACACCGCTTTCAAACCACGTGCCTCACAACCACTTGCCGCAGCCTAGGCCGGCAACAGCAAAGACTCAAAATACTCCCCCTGTGACTAAAATATCACCCTTACAGACTAGTAAACCAATAATAAGTAGTAATAACGTTAGTAATAGTAATACGGCGAGCCCCGTCGAGGCGAGTCCGGCCGCGGGCCATCCTGCGCTCGCTGGCTATCATCCAGGACTATCGGCTGGATATCCTCATCCTCATCCCCATCATCTTCCACCCCCGCACGACTACCGCCCCCATCACCCGCACCCCGGCCTGCACAAACAGCCTCCGGTGCATCCTTCCCATCATCCACACCACCACCCCCTACCCCATCACCTAACCCCGACGACGAACCACAATCAACAGAACCACAATCCACACCCGCTGTCGTCGCAGAACCACAACCCCCATCCACCCAGTATACCCAACCACAACCCACACCAATCCCCCCTCACGAATCACACGACGCATCCTCAAGCGTTACCTCCACATTCCCAACACCCGTCAATTCTGACGAACCATCCCCCTCATCCCAGCCTATCCAACCACGGCCAGCACTCGAACCATGGACAGCATCCACACTCGCTGCAAAATCATGGCCAGCATTCAAATGTTCAACCCCACGGCCAGCACCCATCCAGTATACCGAATCACAACCAGCATCCGCCGAGTTTAAGCCAGCATCCGACGAATCTAACGAACCACAATCCGCACTCCCAAAGTTTACCAAATCACAGTCAACATCAGACGAATCACAGCCAGCATCCGTCGAGTCACAACCAGTACTCGGTGCATCCGCCGACGTCGAACCAGGCGCCGGGTGTCGCCAGCTTGTCAGTGCCAGCGGAAAGTGGACGTGTTGGGAGCCCTGCAGTGGGCGCTGCGCCCCCTCATGCGCCCCCACATGCTCCTGCGCCACCGGCTGCCTATCCACCTGGATATCCGTCGCTGTACGCTCCGTACGCGCCTGTCATGCACCATTCGCCTTATGTTCCTGCTGCCGCATCGCCCAGTGCAGCTTCACCTAGGAATACAGATACAAAT CAGAGATCTAGTTTATCCTCACCGCTAGTGGCTCCAAAAATTGTAAGAGCGCAAACTCCCAGTACAGGACCTCCCGCTCCTACGGCTTCTCCGAGAGGACACAGTCCTACACGAGAAAGGGACAGTTAtgg gaGCAACGTCAGCAGCATGTCCAGAGCAAGCGTCAGCACGCCCGTATCTGGAACTGGACCGTCTCCAGTACTTCCTTCAACTATTCCCTTGTCAACGTCGACGCCGCTTCCGCCAAGTTTAGCGACAAACCTAACATCGAGCTTGGCACCTAGTATAGGATCTAATTTAACACCAAATATGGCGCCTAGTTTAGCTCCAAATTTAGCACCTAGTCTAGCACCTTTGGCACCGAATTTGGCGCCTAGTATACCTCCGAGTATAGCACCAAGTATATCAAGTAGACCTCCAAGCATACCTCCCAGTATACCTCCAAGTATTCCCCCTAGCATACCGCCAAGTATACCGCCCAGTATACCACCGAGTATTTCAACCAGTTTATCTCAGAGTATACCACCGAGTCATGTTCCCACTTCGACGTCTATGGTCTCTGCACCGGCGCCAGTACCAAAAGCTCCACCACATCAATGGAGTGTGAg CCCTTCAAGCATAGGAGCTCCACCTGTATCATCAGCTGTTGGTCCGAGAAGTGGATCTTCAGGTCCATTCGTTGCACCTACAAGTGCCCCGTCACTGTTTGCTGCACCTCATCCTCCTCCAGCTGCTCCGCCTGCAGCAGCTCCGCTATCGAATCCTCATCCATTCTCAGCAGAGTCACTTTTTCAATcaa GTCCTTCTGCTGATTTACTCCGACGTGAGCTAGATAGTAGATTTTTAGCATCATCAGGTGGTGTTCCGGTATCAGCGGCAAGTGCCGTAGCACCACCACCTGCTGGTTTTGCATTGCGAACCGAAATGCATCACCATCAGCATCAACACACTCACGTACATCAACATCAACTACAGCCACAGCATCCGTCGCAGCCACCTCATCCGCATCCGCATCAGCATCAACATCCGCACCATCAACAGATGTTTGCTCCGCCACCTCCGCCTCTC GagtgttcttttttttatcCTCAGTTTAAAGACATCACCAAGATGGATTCAATCTATCGGCAAGGTCTCAGCTTGGCGTATCCTGGCTACAGTCCTGGACTTTTACATCCGGGACTCGGTGGACCGACACCGTTTGTACCCCCCAGTGCCCTTCCGACATTCACTCCCAAG GCGATGCTTCAACCGGAACCTACTAACAAGATGCCCCGGCCTGTTCAAGTG AAAACTGGAAAGTGGAATGCTATGCATGTGAGGATAGCATGGGAAATTTACAATCATCAGCAGAAAGCAGGTGGTGGAGAAGGTGGCAAAGGACCGTTGCTCGGTGCTGCAGGAAGTGTTTTAGGCAAAGATTTGCTTCGGCCACCGTCGCATTCCTTTCCTCCACAGCTGGCTCCGCCACCTCCACCACATGCTTTCCCTCCTCGAACTCCATACGATACTTTGGCACCGCCATCTCCTTATCTCAACGCTCCTCATTTGG GTGCTGGTATGTCACCATTTGCTCGATACACCGGCGGCTATCCTGGACCATCGCCGTTTGGTCTTTCACCGTATCCTCCTCAACGAGAACTCGGCATTCCTGGACCAATTCCCCCTGTACATGATCATTGGAGAAG CCTCCAAAGAACAGTTGGTGCATTTCCTGGTCCGCCAGGACCTAGTCCGTGGACCTTAAAACCTGATCCAGTGGCCTTGGAAAGAAGAGAACAGGAAGAAAGAGAACGAGAGCGGGAAAGGGAAAGAGAGCGTGAGCGTGAAAGAGAGCGGGAAATGAGAGAACGAGAACGTCAGAGAAGAGAAAAAGAAGACCGAGAAAGGAGAGACAGAGAAGAGAAGGCTCGAAAGCAGCAACAGCAACTAGAACAAGATAGAAGAGACAAAGAAAGGAGAGAGATGGAACGGTTAAGACAGCGGGAACGATCTCCGCTGCGCAACGGTGCTACAGACGCAATCGGTAAAGAAGAAGCAAGAAAAGAAGAGCTGTACCGCTTGGCGCCTCTTCCACGCCTATTACCTCCGCCATTAGCATATCCACCTCCGTGGGATCCGTATCGGCCATACGATCCGCTACTTCGATACAGTCCGTTAGTGGAGGCAGCTTTTCGCGCAGAAGAGGAACGAGCGAAGATGTTAAGTGCATACGCTGCTCAATTAAAACCGCGACCACCACCACCACATTTGTTGCCTCATTCCTTACCCCCCAAGGAGGAGCCTCGATGA